The genome window CCTACGGCCGTCCGCAACCTGCGCCGGATGCGGGGGAGCGGGGAGGGGGAGCGGGGCGAGGACGCGGAAGCGGGCTCGCGGCCGGCGGCCACGGAAGCCGTTCCGCCACCGGTGTCCGCAGCGGAACCCTCGCTCGTCGCGCCCGACCCCGCCGAGCCCACCGTGTCGCGGCGCGGTGCCGTATGGCTGGTCGGGGGCGGCTCGCTGCTGCTCCTCGCCACGAGCGCGGGGCAGAACTTCGACGGGCCGCTGCGGCGCACCGCCCTGCTGGCCCCGCACGGCGGTGCCGAACCGGGCAGCGGCCCGGGCGGCTTCCAGATCAACAAGACCGCCGCGTCCCGGGGGATCGACCCGGCGGAGACGAGCGAGGACGCGTGGCGGCTGACCGTCACCGGGCCGTCAGGGACCGTCCGGCTGAGCCGGGCCCAGCTGCTGGAACTGCCGCTGCACAGCGCGGCGCTGCCGATCGCGTGTGTCGAGGGCTGGTCGACCTCCGACCAGTGGTGGCGGGGCGTACGGCTGCGCGACCTCGCCGCGCTCGTCGGGTACGAGCCGACCTCGGCGCCCGACGTCCTGGTGGAATCCCTGCAGCGGCGCGGCGCGTTCCGCCGGGCCGCGCTGCGCGAGAACCAGGTACGCGACGAGCGTTCCCTGCTCGCCCTGGACGTCAACGGCGAGCCACTGACCCCCGACCACGGCCACCCGGCGCGGATCATCGTGCCCGCCGCGCCCGGTGTGCTCAATACCAAGTGGGTGGCCCGGATGACGTTCGGAGACCTGTGATGAGAGCACCTGGGACGACAAGGCTTCGAGCGCGGGTCGGCAGTCCGTTCCCACTGCTGCTCCTGGCCTGCTCGTTCGCGCTGGCCGGATACGCGGGTGTGCGGCTGCTCTCCGACGACTGGTTCGCGGTCGCGCTGTGGTTCGTGGGCGCGGCGGTGGTGCACGACCTCGTGCTGCTGCCGCTGTACGCGACCGCCGACCGGGCGTTCGTCCGGACGTCGGGCAGGGTCGGTCACCGTGAGGCGGTGGCGTACGTCCGCGTGCCCGCCGTCCTGTCCGGGCTGCTGCTGTTGGTGTGGTTCCCGCTGATCAGCGGCCGGGTGGCGGACCGTTACGAGTCCGCCACCGGGCTCTCGGCGGACGGCTTCGCCGCCCGCTGGTGGCTGATCACAGCCGTGCTGTTCGGCGGTTCGGCGCTGTTGCTGGCGCTGCGGGTGCGGCGGCGGGCGCGGCTGCGCAACGCGACGAAAGAGCGCCCGCCCGCCGTCCACTGATCGACGGCACGCCAGCCGAGCCGGCGGGCGTGCCGCAACAGCGCCGGAGTACCGAGCCGGGCCCAAGGGAACACGCCCTCGTCCCCGCCTCCGGCCTCGGCGCCGCACACGAGGCGGACCTCGACACGCTCGTCCACGTCCACGGGGACGGTCTCGGCGATCAGGAGGCCGCCGGGACACAGCAGTTCGCCGACTCGGGCGAGGAGGGCGTGTGGGGCGCCGCCGATGCCGAGGTTGCCGTCGAGGAGCAGGACGCTGTTCCAGCGGCCCTCGCCGGGCAGCGGTTCGAACACGGACCGCCGCAGCGCCTGGCCGCCGAGCCGCAGGGTGTGGGAGACGGCGGCCCGGCTGACGTCGACACCGAGCACCGGCCGCCCCCGGGCGGCGAGTTCCGCGACCAGCCGCCCCGGCCCGCACCCCACGTCGAGGACGGCGCCCTCGCACCTCCCCAGGGCCTCCAGATCGACGGCGTCGGCGCTGGCACACCAGCGCTCCACCTCCAGCGGCAGCAACCAGCCGTCGTCGCGGCGCAGATAGAGCGGACCGCGCCCAGTACGCAGGGCGTCGGCGTACGGATCACCGGACCAGGTTCGCCGCACGGGGCTGTGCAGCGTGCCGCTCGTCGGCCGGTCCTCTGCCACAGGCCCGTTCATCGGCCGGCTTCCTGTACTGGACCGTCCATCGGCAGGCCCCTTTCCCCGTGCGTACCTCACCGGCGCGGTCCTCTCTCCCGTTCCGCTCATCGGCCACTGACCGCTCGCAGCCGTGCCAGTTCCGCCGCGAACCGGGTCTGGGGCGCGAGCGCGGCGACGGCCTCGGCGTCGGCGGCGGTGTCGACGTCCCTCAGACGGGGCAGGTCGCGGACCCGCAGTCCGGCGGCCACCAACCGGGCGCGCTGGACGGCTCCGGTGACGGGCGTCGACATCGGCACTCCGCGCAGCAGCGCCGGGTCCGGCTCGGCGAGTCCGAGGGCCCAGAAGCCGCCGTCCTCGGCCGGACCGAAGCACGCGTCCCACTCCGTGAGGTCCACGGTCAGCAGCTCGGGGGTCACCTGCGGGGTGTCCATGCCGATGAGCAGGGTCGGCCCGTCGCATCCGGCGAAGGCGGCGGCCAGCCGCTCGTCGAGGCCGCCCGCAACCTGCGGTACGACATCG of Streptomyces phaeolivaceus contains these proteins:
- a CDS encoding TIGR04282 family arsenosugar biosynthesis glycosyltransferase, whose translation is MTTLLVIAKEPRPGRVKTRLTPPFTPAGAAALAEAALADTLRTVAATPALRRVLVLDGRPGPWLPPGFDVVPQVAGGLDERLAAAFAGCDGPTLLIGMDTPQVTPELLTVDLTEWDACFGPAEDGGFWALGLAEPDPALLRGVPMSTPVTGAVQRARLVAAGLRVRDLPRLRDVDTAADAEAVAALAPQTRFAAELARLRAVSGR
- a CDS encoding class I SAM-dependent methyltransferase, giving the protein MNGPVAEDRPTSGTLHSPVRRTWSGDPYADALRTGRGPLYLRRDDGWLLPLEVERWCASADAVDLEALGRCEGAVLDVGCGPGRLVAELAARGRPVLGVDVSRAAVSHTLRLGGQALRRSVFEPLPGEGRWNSVLLLDGNLGIGGAPHALLARVGELLCPGGLLIAETVPVDVDERVEVRLVCGAEAGGGDEGVFPWARLGTPALLRHARRLGWRAVDQWTAGGRSFVALRSRARRRTRSASNSAEPPNSTAVISHQRAAKPSAESPVADS
- a CDS encoding molybdopterin-dependent oxidoreductase; its protein translation is MARSPSSPAFWRSPLRGPWFTSLLGVALLAGITVLFVTGLLSYAAYNPNLSPVNDKTGDKGILGFYLFAWPTHPHWLYRLTQGVHVTLGIALVPVVLAKLWSVVPRLFQLPPARSLTHALERISLLLLVGGVLFEFVTGLLNIQLDYVFPGSFYPLHFYGAWVFFAAFGVHVVLRAPTAVRNLRRMRGSGEGERGEDAEAGSRPAATEAVPPPVSAAEPSLVAPDPAEPTVSRRGAVWLVGGGSLLLLATSAGQNFDGPLRRTALLAPHGGAEPGSGPGGFQINKTAASRGIDPAETSEDAWRLTVTGPSGTVRLSRAQLLELPLHSAALPIACVEGWSTSDQWWRGVRLRDLAALVGYEPTSAPDVLVESLQRRGAFRRAALRENQVRDERSLLALDVNGEPLTPDHGHPARIIVPAAPGVLNTKWVARMTFGDL